A DNA window from Chloroflexota bacterium contains the following coding sequences:
- a CDS encoding RNA polymerase sigma factor, whose protein sequence is MAVWSCQVQDEESLVRRAKEHDEAALTQLYEENFDKIYRYIVLKTGDRTEAEDMTQQVFLKAFKSISGYRSKGSPFSSWLFRIAHNQMVDYWRRKSKRATVPLDEALVGSSNSNPSTDTERKMDIESLVAATRRLTSLQREVVSLRFAGGLSVAEVAKSMGKSEGAIKALQHSAIVSLRKMVATG, encoded by the coding sequence CTGGCTGTATGGAGTTGTCAGGTGCAAGATGAAGAGAGCCTCGTCCGGCGGGCAAAAGAGCATGACGAGGCAGCTTTAACGCAGTTATATGAGGAGAACTTCGATAAGATTTATCGATATATAGTTCTCAAAACAGGGGATAGGACCGAGGCAGAGGACATGACACAGCAGGTCTTTCTGAAGGCATTCAAGTCTATCTCCGGCTACAGGTCAAAGGGGAGTCCGTTCTCTTCCTGGCTGTTTCGCATTGCCCATAACCAGATGGTCGACTACTGGAGAAGGAAGTCGAAACGGGCAACAGTTCCCCTTGATGAGGCGCTGGTCGGCAGCAGTAACAGTAATCCCAGTACCGATACGGAACGGAAAATGGATATCGAGAGTCTGGTGGCAGCCACCAGGCGGCTGACCAGTCTGCAGCGCGAAGTGGTATCACTCCGCTTTGCCGGTGGACTGTCGGTGGCAGAGGTGGCCAAATCAATGGGCAAAAGTGAGGGAGCCATCAAGGCATTGCAGCACAGCGCCATCGTATCTCTGCGCAAAATGGTAGCGACAGGGTAA